One part of the Salinivirga cyanobacteriivorans genome encodes these proteins:
- a CDS encoding PAS domain S-box protein has protein sequence MGPGKNSNLRAKARKILEQRGIKKDQYYTQNLESLIEELNIYQIELEQQNEEMVNAQLELQKSRQEFIDLFENAPYGYIIINRQNNILNANNKAAQILEMDKNTLVQQRFTKVIHPDSQDDFYFHVKHVFEKNKTEICELTIVTSRNSKKIVRIQSEINESKSTGHATMRMAVTDITEKVEATQALQRSEKKYKTIFENSGDGIVIFSEKIEDCNPQALNMFRYTKKELIGLRPGNDLSPELQPGGEKSDEKASLNIKKALELGPQQFHWKHKRKDGSVFDAQVTLSILTTEPKVQLIGIVRDISAQIAFENALQEKGEEIAAQNEEYASLNEELKETVEELQDTNNKLHESEKKFRKYIEASPTSIFILNNDYRVIYGNPSAEKLTGYSSYELYTKTLANLISSPDKNNALISHLEQNGILRNREISINHKKNIHKYALLSATQLDREAQTILYLTDITKQKQLDQQIYFEKEQWRRTFEAVNEGIYLIDKDFNIILCNAGFARIAGQKNPQELIGAKSHYVIHGQDIPLDSCPTCRTKKQQKTITHEFYEPNLGKNLKTTSTPVLDEDNQIEFYVNIIQDVTTQVKNQQELADSQKRLQLALEGANEGMWDWNIQTGEVIFNDIWFEMLGYKPKELPSAIDTWEKLIHPDDEARTKKLLQSHLEGKTSRYESTHRLRTKNGDWKWILDTGQVVEHDKNGNPIRAIGTHLDMTKQKHVEEELRKAKEKAEQADKLKSAFLANMSHEIRTPMNGIVGFTEILSKKQLSESKRSRIFQIIQSSSQQLLQLINDIVDISKIEANQLTIYKENFCLNKLLVEVYEQSKLELQKRNKTDRLNLKLDIPDSDSDFIVYSSATRIRQIFSNLIGNAMKFTEHGEIAFGYKLSSDNNLELFVQDTGIGISKEAQKIIFDRFIQAEPGTAKKYGGTGLGLFITRQLVNMLDGEITVKSKASEGSKFIIKLPQSANVGAQQSH, from the coding sequence ATGGGACCCGGTAAAAACAGTAATTTAAGAGCAAAAGCGAGGAAGATTCTTGAGCAGCGAGGCATCAAAAAGGACCAGTATTATACGCAAAATCTTGAATCACTCATAGAAGAACTCAACATTTACCAGATTGAGCTGGAGCAACAAAATGAAGAAATGGTTAATGCACAGCTTGAATTACAAAAAAGCAGGCAGGAATTTATTGATCTTTTTGAGAATGCGCCCTATGGTTATATCATAATAAACAGACAAAACAATATATTAAACGCCAACAACAAGGCTGCACAAATTCTGGAAATGGATAAAAATACACTTGTGCAGCAGAGGTTCACCAAAGTTATACATCCCGACAGTCAGGATGATTTCTATTTTCATGTAAAGCATGTATTCGAAAAAAACAAAACTGAAATTTGCGAACTCACTATTGTTACAAGCAGAAACAGCAAAAAAATTGTCCGGATTCAAAGTGAAATTAATGAATCAAAAAGCACAGGGCATGCAACTATGCGCATGGCTGTAACTGATATTACAGAAAAAGTTGAGGCCACACAAGCACTCCAGCGTAGCGAAAAAAAATATAAGACAATATTCGAGAATTCCGGTGATGGCATAGTTATATTCAGTGAGAAAATTGAAGATTGTAATCCTCAGGCACTTAACATGTTCCGGTATACAAAAAAAGAACTCATTGGTTTGCGCCCCGGCAATGACCTGTCACCAGAACTGCAACCCGGCGGTGAAAAAAGCGATGAAAAGGCATCTTTAAACATAAAAAAAGCGCTTGAACTGGGGCCGCAACAGTTTCATTGGAAACATAAACGTAAAGACGGATCGGTATTCGATGCGCAGGTCACATTATCAATACTAACCACAGAACCCAAAGTACAACTCATTGGCATTGTTCGTGATATCTCTGCACAAATAGCCTTTGAAAATGCTTTACAGGAAAAAGGCGAAGAAATTGCTGCCCAAAATGAAGAGTATGCATCATTAAATGAAGAATTGAAAGAGACAGTTGAAGAACTGCAGGATACAAACAATAAGCTACATGAAAGTGAAAAAAAATTCAGAAAATATATAGAAGCCTCTCCCACTTCAATTTTTATTCTGAATAATGATTATCGTGTAATTTACGGAAATCCTTCAGCGGAAAAGCTAACAGGATATAGTTCATATGAACTATATACCAAAACATTAGCAAATCTAATTTCCAGTCCCGATAAAAACAATGCACTTATAAGCCATCTCGAACAAAATGGGATATTGAGAAACCGTGAGATAAGCATTAACCACAAAAAAAATATTCATAAGTATGCGCTCCTCAGCGCTACCCAGCTCGACCGTGAAGCGCAGACTATACTTTATTTAACCGATATTACCAAACAAAAACAACTTGATCAGCAAATATATTTCGAAAAAGAACAGTGGCGAAGAACTTTTGAGGCTGTAAATGAAGGTATCTACCTCATAGATAAAGACTTTAACATAATACTGTGCAATGCTGGTTTTGCCAGAATAGCCGGACAAAAAAATCCACAGGAACTTATTGGAGCAAAATCCCATTATGTAATTCATGGTCAAGATATACCGCTTGATTCATGCCCAACATGCAGAACAAAAAAACAGCAGAAAACAATAACACATGAATTCTATGAACCCAACCTTGGCAAGAATCTCAAAACAACCAGTACTCCGGTTCTGGATGAGGACAACCAAATAGAATTTTATGTGAATATAATACAGGACGTGACCACGCAGGTTAAGAACCAGCAAGAACTCGCCGATAGTCAAAAAAGACTGCAGCTGGCACTCGAAGGAGCCAACGAAGGAATGTGGGACTGGAACATACAAACGGGTGAAGTAATATTCAATGACATTTGGTTCGAAATGCTTGGTTATAAGCCCAAAGAGCTACCATCTGCAATAGATACCTGGGAAAAACTCATACACCCGGACGATGAAGCACGCACAAAAAAACTACTACAGTCCCATTTAGAAGGCAAAACAAGTCGCTATGAGTCAACACACCGGTTACGCACAAAAAACGGCGACTGGAAATGGATTCTGGACACCGGGCAGGTTGTTGAACACGATAAAAATGGCAATCCCATAAGGGCTATTGGGACACATCTGGATATGACAAAACAAAAGCACGTAGAAGAAGAGTTGCGTAAAGCAAAAGAGAAAGCCGAACAGGCCGATAAACTTAAGTCCGCATTTTTGGCCAACATGAGTCACGAGATCAGAACACCCATGAATGGTATTGTAGGCTTTACAGAAATACTCAGTAAAAAACAACTCTCTGAAAGTAAAAGAAGCCGAATATTTCAAATAATTCAATCGAGCTCCCAGCAACTCTTACAGCTAATCAATGATATTGTAGATATTTCAAAAATTGAAGCCAATCAGCTTACCATTTATAAAGAAAACTTTTGTCTAAATAAATTATTAGTCGAAGTATATGAACAATCGAAACTGGAACTGCAAAAAAGAAACAAAACTGACCGATTAAATCTGAAACTTGATATTCCTGACAGCGATAGTGATTTTATTGTATACAGCAGCGCTACACGAATACGACAAATCTTTTCAAACCTCATAGGCAACGCCATGAAATTTACCGAACACGGAGAAATAGCCTTTGGCTATAAATTATCGTCTGATAATAATCTGGAACTTTTTGTTCAGGATACCGGAATCGGTATATCAAAAGAAGCTCAGAAAATAATTTTTGACCGTTTCATCCAGGCTGAACCCGGTACAGCAAAAAAATACGGAGGTACAGGACTGGGCTTATTCATTACCAGGCAACTGGTCAACATGCTTGATGGAGAAATAA
- a CDS encoding CheR family methyltransferase translates to MTKKKENIKKQVFQGKNTLAENDTPSLDFQVIGIGASAGGLEALQDFFQNMPADSGAAFVVVQHLSPDYKSLMDELLSRVTDMEIFRVSDGMSIKENCVYLIPPGKNMTIFKGKLFLTDQHHGRSLNLPIDIFMRSLAIDQGKNAIGIVLSGTGSDGTLGIRAIKEYGGMVIAQDDQSAKFDGMPRSSISTGMVDYILPAQKMPEEIVNYIKHPLIRKTSDIESALNENDNNLSKIIMVLRDEKGVDFSAYKSNTIIRRLEKRISINRFHSIDEYVSFLVNNKNEINILFKELLIGVTKFFRDEEAFTHLQKEVLPKLFEDKKTKKPLRIWTIGCSTGEEAYSLAILIREYMDRNNLTREVKIFSTDIDTESIEFASSGFYPESIVSDISAERLSRYFNRKEEGYQVNETIRSMVVFAQHNILRDPPFSKIDLLSCRNMLIYLNSDVQQKVLSMFYIALNNNGFLFLGNSESVGDMSAGFKPIDTKWKIYKQEAGFNPTMGDKYMIPSINPTGKNKDLTNISSYFNQTKRRVPQIESIVDEVLTEFLPPSVIVDENYDVVHTIHNVSKFMSIPVGQMSFNLLKMLPEELTVMVSSLLRRAAQKEHSIVYENLKIDGSEENIVNISGKKLTSKKTGSLYFIVSFIEKELQAPKHEEKRKVETIDINNQYQERISELEKELQNKSESLQATVEELETSNEELQSSNEELIASNEELQSTNEELQSVNEELYTVNAEHQKKIQELTQLNADMDNLLKNTDIGTLYLDQDFTIRKFTEVAANITNILKTDIGRPIHHISLTHLYNNFVDDIQEVMENLQAIEKEIKDESNQWYLLRIIPFRTAENAVDGIIITFVNITNLKKSEKEAETLKERLEMALEMGKLSWWEWDYVLNEVTAGANKSAMLGYKVSEIDPGFEGWTKLIHPDDYEQAMQDMRDHITGKQKTYETEYRIKAKDGTYKWYKDKGGIIKRQKNGKPHKIAGIVMDITKEKNDQKEKAESHKLIFQTLDQNPEATTMVDVNGQITYANREAKKLLNITSEEIESRTFNDKKWKITDLEGKPIQKNKLPFGLIKQRKKAINNYKHYIQIDKNTPLLLSINGAPLFDTRKQFNGAVFTLRDITLLEEQEIQKKAWLKTINSMSEAVLLLNKDCEILEFNNSFAKLVNQPLKNIKGKKSYQLIHGTKNAPKRCITWKAIKGNKKEDGIFWEPNLQKHLKVSTNPVHDENGALRFMIERIEVADKPTSD, encoded by the coding sequence ATGACTAAAAAAAAGGAAAACATAAAGAAGCAGGTTTTTCAGGGAAAAAACACCCTTGCAGAAAACGACACTCCCTCACTGGATTTCCAGGTTATAGGTATTGGAGCCTCTGCCGGCGGTCTGGAGGCATTGCAGGATTTTTTTCAAAATATGCCTGCAGATTCAGGAGCTGCTTTTGTAGTAGTGCAACACTTATCGCCCGATTATAAAAGCCTTATGGATGAACTTTTATCGCGGGTTACAGATATGGAAATATTCAGGGTGAGCGATGGTATGAGCATTAAAGAAAACTGCGTTTATCTGATTCCGCCAGGTAAAAACATGACCATTTTTAAAGGCAAGCTATTCCTTACCGATCAGCATCATGGCAGGTCGCTCAATTTACCAATCGATATTTTTATGCGTTCGCTTGCTATAGATCAGGGTAAAAACGCAATTGGCATAGTGCTTTCAGGAACCGGAAGCGATGGCACCCTTGGCATTAGGGCCATAAAAGAGTACGGCGGAATGGTTATTGCCCAAGACGACCAATCTGCAAAATTTGATGGCATGCCGCGCAGCTCCATATCCACTGGCATGGTCGATTATATTTTGCCAGCCCAAAAAATGCCCGAAGAAATTGTAAACTACATTAAACACCCGCTCATTAGGAAAACATCAGATATTGAGTCTGCACTCAACGAAAACGATAATAACCTGTCGAAAATTATTATGGTGTTGCGTGATGAGAAAGGGGTGGATTTTTCTGCGTACAAATCCAATACAATTATACGACGGCTCGAAAAACGTATAAGCATAAACCGCTTTCATAGTATAGATGAGTATGTGAGCTTTTTGGTCAACAACAAAAACGAAATCAACATTTTATTCAAAGAATTATTGATTGGGGTAACAAAATTTTTCAGAGATGAAGAGGCATTCACTCATTTACAAAAAGAAGTACTGCCAAAGCTCTTTGAGGACAAAAAAACAAAAAAACCATTAAGAATATGGACCATCGGTTGCTCAACCGGAGAAGAAGCCTATTCGCTGGCCATACTCATTCGTGAATACATGGACCGGAATAACCTGACCAGAGAAGTAAAAATATTTTCAACAGATATTGACACCGAAAGCATCGAATTTGCAAGTAGTGGCTTTTACCCCGAAAGCATTGTTTCCGATATTTCTGCCGAACGCCTCAGCCGCTACTTCAACAGAAAAGAAGAAGGCTACCAGGTAAATGAAACTATACGTAGTATGGTTGTTTTCGCTCAACATAATATACTGCGCGATCCGCCTTTTTCAAAAATAGACCTCCTCTCCTGTCGCAATATGCTCATATACCTGAACAGCGATGTGCAACAAAAGGTATTATCGATGTTTTACATTGCGTTAAACAACAACGGCTTCTTATTCCTTGGCAACAGCGAATCAGTTGGTGACATGTCAGCCGGATTCAAACCCATCGACACCAAATGGAAAATATACAAACAGGAAGCTGGTTTTAATCCTACAATGGGCGATAAATATATGATTCCCTCTATAAACCCGACCGGCAAAAATAAAGATTTGACCAATATAAGTTCGTATTTCAATCAAACAAAAAGGCGTGTCCCACAAATAGAGAGTATTGTGGATGAAGTACTCACAGAATTTTTGCCACCCTCAGTAATTGTTGATGAAAATTACGATGTGGTGCACACCATTCATAATGTAAGTAAATTCATGTCAATTCCGGTGGGGCAAATGAGTTTTAATCTGCTCAAAATGTTGCCCGAAGAACTTACAGTAATGGTTAGCAGCCTGCTTCGGAGAGCTGCACAAAAAGAGCACTCCATTGTGTATGAAAACCTTAAGATCGATGGAAGCGAAGAAAATATAGTAAACATTTCAGGTAAAAAGTTAACCTCAAAAAAAACCGGTAGTCTGTATTTTATTGTTTCATTTATCGAAAAAGAGCTACAAGCCCCTAAGCATGAGGAAAAAAGAAAAGTTGAAACCATTGACATCAATAACCAGTACCAGGAACGCATAAGCGAACTGGAAAAAGAACTGCAAAACAAAAGCGAAAGTTTGCAGGCTACAGTAGAAGAGTTAGAAACCTCTAATGAAGAGCTGCAATCATCGAATGAAGAACTCATCGCTTCCAATGAAGAGCTGCAAAGCACCAACGAGGAGCTACAATCGGTAAACGAAGAGCTATACACTGTTAATGCCGAACACCAAAAGAAAATACAGGAACTCACGCAGCTCAATGCCGACATGGATAACCTATTAAAGAACACTGACATAGGCACACTTTACCTGGACCAGGATTTCACAATAAGAAAATTTACCGAGGTAGCAGCCAATATAACCAACATTCTTAAAACCGATATTGGCAGACCCATACACCATATTTCACTCACACACTTATATAACAATTTTGTAGATGATATTCAGGAGGTAATGGAAAACCTGCAGGCTATAGAAAAAGAGATTAAAGATGAATCCAATCAATGGTACCTGCTTCGAATTATTCCTTTCCGCACCGCAGAAAATGCAGTTGACGGTATCATTATTACTTTTGTGAATATCACCAATCTGAAAAAATCAGAAAAAGAAGCCGAAACACTAAAAGAGCGGCTCGAGATGGCCCTGGAAATGGGAAAGCTTTCGTGGTGGGAATGGGACTACGTACTAAACGAAGTTACTGCCGGAGCAAATAAATCCGCCATGCTGGGTTATAAAGTATCTGAAATAGATCCCGGTTTTGAAGGATGGACCAAATTAATTCATCCCGATGATTACGAACAGGCTATGCAGGACATGCGTGACCATATTACAGGAAAGCAAAAAACCTATGAAACTGAATACCGAATAAAAGCCAAAGATGGCACATACAAATGGTATAAAGATAAAGGAGGCATCATTAAGCGGCAGAAAAACGGGAAACCACACAAAATTGCCGGTATCGTAATGGATATAACCAAAGAAAAAAACGACCAAAAAGAGAAAGCAGAATCCCATAAATTAATTTTCCAAACACTTGACCAAAATCCTGAAGCAACCACTATGGTGGATGTAAACGGTCAAATTACTTATGCCAACCGGGAAGCAAAAAAGCTATTAAATATCACTAGTGAGGAAATTGAAAGCCGAACTTTTAATGATAAAAAATGGAAAATCACAGACCTTGAAGGAAAACCAATTCAGAAAAACAAACTCCCTTTTGGATTAATAAAGCAACGAAAAAAAGCTATAAATAATTACAAACATTACATCCAGATTGATAAAAACACACCTTTACTACTTTCCATTAACGGAGCTCCGCTCTTCGATACCAGGAAACAATTTAACGGAGCCGTATTTACATTAAGAGATATCACATTATTAGAAGAACAGGAAATACAAAAAAAAGCGTGGCTAAAAACCATAAACTCAATGTCTGAAGCAGTATTGCTGCTAAACAAAGATTGTGAGATACTCGAATTCAATAATAGCTTCGCCAAACTGGTAAATCAACCATTAAAAAACATAAAAGGTAAAAAATCATACCAGTTGATTCACGGTACTAAAAATGCACCCAAAAGATGTATAACGTGGAAAGCCATTAAAGGAAATAAAAAAGAAGATGGTATATTTTGGGAACCAAATTTGCAAAAACATCTCAAAGTTTCAACAAATCCGGTGCACGATGAAAATGGTGCATTAAGATTTATGATAGAAAGAATTGAGGTCGCAGACAAACCTACATCAGATTAA